From a single Sinorhizobium sp. RAC02 genomic region:
- a CDS encoding cytochrome c oxidase subunit 3: MADAHQKKHDYHIIDPSPWPLLASIGAFVMALGGIGYMRYISGGAFHLFGANLANPWIFYIGLLIVLYTMYAWWADTVKEAHEGHHTRVVALHLRYGMIMFIASEVMFFVAWFWAFFDASLFPGEAIQAARVEHTGGVWPPQGIEVLDPWHLPLYNTVILLLSGTCVTWAHHALLHNDRKGLTNGLALTVVLGVLFSFVQAYEYAHAPFAFKDSIYGATFFMATGFHGFHVLVGTIFLIVCLIRAMRGDFTPKQHFGFEAAAWYWHFVDVVWLFLFFSIYIWGGWGAPIAHM; encoded by the coding sequence ATGGCCGATGCGCATCAGAAGAAACACGACTACCACATCATCGACCCCAGCCCGTGGCCGCTTCTCGCCTCCATCGGCGCCTTTGTCATGGCGCTCGGCGGCATCGGCTACATGCGCTACATTTCCGGCGGCGCGTTCCACCTGTTCGGTGCCAACCTCGCCAATCCGTGGATCTTCTACATCGGTCTCCTGATCGTGCTCTACACCATGTACGCCTGGTGGGCGGACACGGTGAAGGAAGCGCATGAGGGCCACCACACCCGCGTCGTCGCGCTGCACCTGCGCTACGGCATGATCATGTTTATCGCCTCCGAAGTGATGTTCTTCGTCGCCTGGTTCTGGGCCTTCTTCGACGCCAGCCTGTTCCCGGGCGAAGCCATCCAGGCTGCGCGCGTCGAGCATACCGGTGGCGTCTGGCCGCCGCAGGGCATCGAGGTCCTCGATCCCTGGCACCTGCCGCTCTACAACACCGTCATCCTGCTGCTTTCGGGCACCTGCGTGACCTGGGCGCACCATGCGCTGCTGCACAATGACCGCAAGGGCCTCACCAATGGCCTCGCGCTGACGGTCGTTCTCGGCGTGCTGTTCTCCTTCGTTCAGGCCTACGAATACGCCCATGCACCGTTCGCCTTCAAGGATTCGATCTACGGCGCGACCTTCTTCATGGCGACCGGCTTCCACGGCTTCCACGTTCTGGTCGGTACGATCTTCCTGATCGTCTGCCTCATCCGCGCCATGCGCGGCGACTTCACCCCGAAGCAGCATTTCGGCTTCGAGGCCGCCGCCTGGTACTGGCACTTCGTTGACGTCGTCTGGCTCTTCCTCTTCTTCTCCATCTACATCTGGGGTGGTTGGGGCGCGCCGATCGCTCATATGTGA
- a CDS encoding homoserine kinase — MAVYTDITEDDLSRFLTAYDAGTLTSYKGIAEGVENTNFLLHTTKGAFILTLYEKRVDRSDLPFFLGLMHHLAERGLSCPLPLPRNDGALLGELSGRPAAMISFLEGMWLRKPAAQHCREVGRALAEMHLAGEGFEITRKNALSVGGWRLLWDKSADRADEVEKGLQDEIAGELALLEANWPKDLPAGIIHADLFPDNVFFLGDELSGLIDFYFACNDLLAYDVAICLNAWCFEKDGAFNLTKGMALLAGYESVRPLSDEEAAALPLLARGSALRFFLTRLYDWLMTPPGALVVKKDPLEYLRKLRFHRQVANPAEYGLSR; from the coding sequence GTGGCCGTCTATACCGACATCACCGAAGACGATCTTTCCCGCTTCCTGACGGCCTATGACGCCGGCACGCTGACGTCCTACAAGGGCATTGCCGAGGGCGTGGAGAACACCAATTTCCTGCTGCACACCACGAAGGGCGCTTTCATCCTGACGCTCTACGAAAAGCGCGTCGACCGCAGCGACCTGCCGTTCTTCCTCGGCCTGATGCACCATCTGGCGGAGCGTGGCCTGTCGTGCCCGCTCCCGCTGCCACGCAATGACGGCGCGCTGCTCGGCGAACTCTCCGGCCGCCCGGCCGCGATGATTTCCTTCCTCGAAGGCATGTGGCTGCGCAAGCCCGCGGCACAACATTGCCGCGAGGTCGGCCGCGCGCTTGCCGAAATGCATCTGGCGGGAGAAGGCTTCGAGATCACCCGTAAGAACGCGTTGTCCGTCGGCGGCTGGCGTCTGCTCTGGGATAAGTCGGCCGATCGCGCCGACGAGGTGGAAAAGGGCCTGCAGGACGAAATCGCCGGCGAACTGGCATTGCTGGAAGCGAACTGGCCGAAGGATCTGCCCGCCGGCATCATTCATGCCGATCTCTTCCCGGACAACGTGTTCTTCCTCGGCGACGAGCTGTCCGGCCTGATCGACTTCTACTTCGCCTGCAACGACCTGCTCGCCTACGACGTCGCCATCTGCCTCAATGCCTGGTGCTTCGAGAAGGACGGTGCGTTCAACCTCACCAAGGGCATGGCACTGCTCGCCGGCTACGAAAGCGTGCGTCCGCTCTCCGATGAAGAGGCTGCCGCGCTACCGCTCCTAGCGCGAGGCTCGGCGCTGCGCTTCTTCCTGACGCGGCTCTACGATTGGCTGATGACGCCGCCCGGCGCGCTGGTCGTGAAGAAGGACCCGCTCGAATATCTGCGCAAGCTGCGCTTCCACCGGCAGGTCGCAAACCCTGCGGAATACGGTCTTTCCCGATGA
- a CDS encoding heme o synthase: MAVIEHHDTAAGSGEVYLSEASPRDFFELLKPRVMSLVVFTAFAGLVVAPGTINPFIGAIAILCIAVGAGASGALNMWYDADIDAIMTRTATRPIPSGRIRPEEALAFGLTLSAFSVAILGLAVNWLAAGLLAFTIFFYAVVYTMWLKRSTPQNIVIGGAAGAFPPMIGWACVTGGVSIESTVLFLITFLWTPAHFWALALFKMRDYEAVGVPMLPNVSGEWTTKVQILIYAVLTAVIAVVPTFLGFASLGYGLFAAGLGLGFVWYSVGVLRMPEGDRAMVPAKKLFAFSIVYLFAVFSGLMVDHLIASFGWV; this comes from the coding sequence ATGGCGGTCATCGAGCATCACGATACAGCAGCGGGCAGCGGCGAGGTCTATCTCTCCGAAGCATCGCCGCGTGACTTCTTCGAACTGCTGAAGCCGCGCGTCATGTCGCTCGTCGTCTTCACGGCCTTTGCCGGCCTGGTCGTTGCACCGGGCACGATCAATCCGTTCATCGGTGCCATAGCGATCCTCTGTATCGCCGTGGGCGCCGGTGCATCCGGTGCCCTGAACATGTGGTACGACGCGGATATTGATGCGATCATGACCCGCACGGCCACCCGTCCCATTCCCTCCGGCCGCATCCGCCCGGAAGAAGCGCTCGCCTTCGGCCTGACGCTCTCCGCGTTTTCGGTCGCGATCCTCGGTCTTGCCGTCAACTGGCTTGCCGCTGGCCTGCTCGCCTTCACCATCTTCTTCTACGCCGTCGTCTATACGATGTGGCTCAAGCGCTCGACGCCGCAGAACATTGTCATCGGCGGTGCTGCCGGCGCCTTCCCGCCGATGATCGGCTGGGCCTGTGTCACCGGTGGCGTCTCGATCGAGAGCACCGTCCTCTTCCTCATCACCTTCCTCTGGACGCCGGCGCATTTCTGGGCGCTCGCGCTCTTCAAGATGCGCGACTACGAGGCCGTCGGCGTGCCGATGCTGCCGAACGTTTCGGGCGAGTGGACGACGAAGGTGCAGATCCTGATCTATGCCGTCCTGACCGCCGTCATCGCCGTCGTGCCGACCTTCCTCGGCTTTGCGAGCCTCGGCTACGGTCTCTTTGCCGCAGGGCTTGGCCTCGGCTTCGTGTGGTATTCTGTCGGCGTGTTGCGCATGCCGGAAGGCGACCGCGCGATGGTGCCGGCCAAGAAACTGTTTGCCTTCTCCATCGTCTATCTGTTTGCGGTCTTCTCCGGCCTGATGGTCGATCACCTGATCGCGTCATTCGGATGGGTATAG
- a CDS encoding protein-disulfide reductase DsbD domain-containing protein, which produces MKRLQTAALALLFLPSAAMAATSAWVETPGGDVRLVTLPAATDGTVRAMLDIRLHDGWKTYWRDPGGSGIPPSIVVTGANLVSVGFPAPKRLGDVENHYIGYDKPVRLPMKLDKADGAIKATVFLGVCKEICIPVQAELTADASAESFANPLEETAIAGAEATLPGGAEDGFRPLSGQWSADNKMVTVHFEAPANGPMPDVFLSGAPFEFGAAGPVRRDGDALVSDIPVLHRPKVFDLAKNPIQLTLRAGDKTMESPLAIE; this is translated from the coding sequence ATGAAACGCCTGCAAACCGCCGCCCTCGCCCTGCTTTTCCTGCCCTCCGCCGCAATGGCCGCGACCTCTGCCTGGGTCGAGACGCCGGGCGGCGACGTGCGCCTCGTCACGCTGCCGGCAGCGACGGACGGCACGGTGCGCGCAATGCTCGACATTCGCCTGCACGACGGCTGGAAGACCTACTGGCGCGATCCGGGCGGCAGCGGCATTCCACCATCGATTGTCGTGACGGGAGCGAATCTCGTCTCGGTCGGCTTTCCCGCACCGAAACGGCTGGGAGACGTCGAGAACCACTACATCGGCTATGACAAACCGGTTCGCCTGCCGATGAAGCTGGACAAGGCGGACGGGGCGATCAAGGCGACGGTCTTCCTCGGTGTGTGCAAGGAAATCTGTATTCCCGTGCAGGCCGAACTGACGGCCGATGCCAGCGCGGAGAGTTTTGCCAATCCGCTCGAGGAGACCGCGATCGCCGGTGCCGAAGCGACACTTCCCGGTGGCGCGGAAGATGGCTTCCGGCCCCTTTCCGGCCAATGGTCGGCGGACAACAAGATGGTGACGGTGCACTTCGAGGCGCCGGCGAACGGACCGATGCCGGATGTCTTCCTATCCGGCGCACCTTTCGAGTTCGGCGCCGCCGGCCCGGTCCGCCGCGATGGCGACGCGCTTGTTTCGGACATACCGGTGCTGCACAGGCCGAAAGTCTTCGACCTCGCGAAGAACCCGATCCAGCTGACCCTGCGCGCCGGCGACAAGACGATGGAAAGCCCGCTTGCCATCGAATGA
- a CDS encoding peroxiredoxin yields MTIAVGDKLPALKLKERTPDGPAEISTEDLFKGKRVVLFAVPGAFTPTCSLNHLPGYLENRDAILAKGVDDIAVVAVNDHHVMGAWANSTGGAGKLRFLADWDAAFTKALGMDVDLSAGTLGVRSKRYSMLVEDGVVKSLNVEESPGQATVSGAAAMIEQL; encoded by the coding sequence GTGACCATTGCCGTTGGAGACAAGCTGCCCGCCCTCAAGCTCAAGGAGCGCACGCCGGACGGTCCCGCTGAAATCTCGACCGAAGACCTGTTCAAGGGCAAGCGCGTCGTGCTCTTCGCCGTTCCGGGCGCTTTCACGCCGACCTGCTCGCTGAACCACCTGCCCGGTTATCTCGAAAACCGTGACGCCATCCTCGCCAAGGGCGTCGACGACATCGCCGTCGTCGCCGTCAACGACCATCATGTCATGGGCGCCTGGGCCAACTCGACCGGCGGCGCCGGCAAGCTGCGTTTCCTCGCCGACTGGGACGCCGCCTTCACAAAGGCGCTCGGCATGGATGTCGACCTCTCCGCCGGCACGCTGGGCGTTCGCTCCAAGCGCTACTCCATGCTCGTCGAAGATGGTGTGGTGAAGAGCCTGAACGTCGAGGAAAGCCCCGGCCAGGCGACTGTCTCAGGCGCTGCGGCGATGATCGAGCAGCTTTGA
- the ctaD gene encoding cytochrome c oxidase subunit I, with the protein MAGTSAAHGDHHDHHEHKPLTFFQRWFLSTNHKDIGTLYLIFAICAGIIGGTLSVVMRMELQEPGIQIFHGLASMVYGFEGDAAIDGGKHMFNVFTTAHALIMIFFMVMPALIGGFANWMVPIMIGAPDMAFPRMNNISFWLIIPAFLLVLLSMFVEGPAGGYGAGGGWTIYPPFSTAGQPGPAMDFVILGLHIAGASSILGAINFITTILNMRAPGMTLHKMPLFAWSVLITAFLLLLSLPVLAGGITMLLTDRNFGTAFFAPENGGDPILFQHLFWFFGHPEVYILILPGFGIVSHIVSTFSKKPIFGYLGMAYAMVAIGAVGFIVWAHHMYTVGMSLDTQRYFVFATMVIAVPTGIKIFSWIATMWGGSIRFTTPMVWAIGFIFLFTVGGVTGVQLANAGLDRALHDTYYVVAHFHYVLSLGAVFAIFAAWYYWFPKMTGYMYSEFLGKLHFWVMFVGVNLVFFPQHFLGLAGMPRRYIDYPDAFAGWNAVSSYGSYISAFGVLIFLFCVFEAFAKKRVAGDNPWGEGANTLEWQLSSPPPFHQWEQLPKIK; encoded by the coding sequence ATGGCCGGAACATCCGCTGCCCACGGCGATCACCACGATCACCACGAACACAAGCCGCTCACCTTCTTTCAGCGTTGGTTCCTCTCGACCAACCACAAGGACATCGGCACCCTCTACCTGATCTTCGCGATCTGTGCGGGCATCATCGGCGGCACGCTGTCGGTGGTGATGCGCATGGAACTGCAGGAGCCGGGCATCCAGATCTTCCACGGCCTGGCCTCGATGGTCTACGGCTTCGAAGGTGATGCTGCCATCGACGGCGGCAAGCACATGTTCAACGTCTTCACGACGGCACATGCGCTTATCATGATCTTCTTCATGGTCATGCCGGCCCTCATCGGCGGCTTCGCCAACTGGATGGTGCCGATCATGATCGGCGCGCCGGACATGGCGTTCCCGCGCATGAACAACATCTCGTTCTGGCTGATCATCCCGGCCTTCCTGCTCGTGCTGCTCTCGATGTTCGTCGAAGGTCCGGCGGGTGGTTATGGCGCAGGCGGCGGCTGGACGATCTATCCACCATTCTCCACTGCGGGCCAGCCCGGTCCTGCCATGGACTTCGTGATCCTCGGCCTGCACATTGCCGGCGCGTCCTCGATCCTCGGTGCGATCAACTTCATCACCACGATCCTGAACATGCGCGCTCCGGGCATGACGCTGCACAAGATGCCGCTCTTTGCCTGGTCGGTTCTGATCACCGCCTTCCTGCTTCTGCTCTCGCTGCCGGTTCTGGCAGGCGGCATCACCATGCTGCTCACCGACCGCAACTTCGGCACGGCCTTCTTCGCGCCGGAAAACGGTGGTGACCCGATCCTCTTCCAGCACCTTTTCTGGTTCTTCGGTCACCCGGAAGTGTACATCCTGATCCTGCCCGGCTTCGGCATCGTCAGCCACATCGTGTCGACCTTCTCGAAGAAGCCGATCTTCGGCTATCTCGGCATGGCCTACGCCATGGTCGCCATCGGCGCCGTCGGCTTCATCGTGTGGGCGCACCACATGTACACGGTCGGCATGTCGCTCGACACGCAGCGCTACTTCGTCTTCGCCACGATGGTCATCGCGGTTCCGACGGGCATCAAGATCTTCTCGTGGATCGCGACGATGTGGGGTGGTTCGATCCGCTTCACGACGCCGATGGTCTGGGCGATCGGCTTCATCTTCCTGTTCACCGTCGGTGGCGTCACGGGCGTTCAGCTCGCCAACGCCGGCCTCGACCGTGCCCTGCACGACACCTACTACGTGGTTGCCCACTTCCACTACGTTCTGTCGCTCGGCGCCGTCTTCGCCATCTTCGCAGCCTGGTACTACTGGTTCCCGAAGATGACCGGCTACATGTACTCGGAATTCCTCGGCAAGCTGCACTTCTGGGTGATGTTCGTGGGCGTGAACCTCGTGTTCTTCCCGCAGCACTTCCTCGGCCTCGCCGGCATGCCGCGCCGCTACATCGACTATCCGGATGCATTCGCCGGCTGGAACGCGGTTTCGTCCTACGGTTCGTACATCTCGGCCTTCGGCGTCCTGATCTTCCTCTTCTGCGTCTTCGAAGCCTTCGCCAAGAAGCGCGTCGCTGGCGACAACCCGTGGGGTGAGGGTGCAAACACGCTGGAATGGCAGCTGTCTTCGCCGCCGCCGTTCCACCAGTGGGAACAGCTCCCGAAGATCAAGTAA
- a CDS encoding SURF1 family protein codes for MPRKGRGGGKGKAILAGIAFLIALAILLALGTWQLQRLHWKEQLLADMAERRIAAPAVLADIEAMAAKGEDIEYRPVTATGVFANNRERHFFATWRGQTGYYVYTPLQLADGRFLFVNRGFVPFEAKEPEMRKQGQLTGEQTVTGLARARLAEKPSSIVPDNDLSKNIFYWKDLGVMASSVDIPADKLVPFFVDAGDALNPKGLPIGAVTQFDLPNNHLQYAVTWYGLAAALVGVALYALFRRKDDRPTS; via the coding sequence ATGCCGCGCAAGGGCAGGGGTGGAGGCAAGGGCAAGGCGATCCTGGCCGGTATCGCCTTCCTCATCGCGCTGGCCATTCTGCTTGCGCTCGGCACCTGGCAGCTCCAGCGCCTGCACTGGAAGGAACAGCTCCTCGCCGACATGGCCGAGCGCCGCATCGCGGCCCCGGCGGTGCTTGCCGATATCGAGGCGATGGCGGCGAAGGGCGAGGACATCGAATACCGCCCGGTCACCGCGACGGGCGTCTTCGCCAACAACCGGGAACGCCACTTCTTCGCCACCTGGCGTGGCCAGACCGGCTATTACGTCTATACGCCGCTCCAGCTAGCCGACGGCCGCTTCCTCTTCGTCAACAGGGGGTTTGTGCCCTTCGAGGCGAAGGAGCCGGAGATGCGCAAGCAGGGCCAGTTGACGGGCGAGCAGACCGTGACCGGTCTCGCCCGCGCCCGCCTTGCCGAAAAGCCGTCCTCCATCGTGCCGGACAACGATCTTTCCAAGAACATCTTCTACTGGAAGGACCTCGGCGTCATGGCGTCGAGCGTCGATATCCCGGCCGACAAGCTGGTGCCGTTCTTCGTCGATGCCGGCGATGCGCTGAACCCCAAGGGTCTGCCGATCGGCGCCGTCACCCAGTTCGACCTGCCGAACAACCACCTGCAATACGCCGTAACCTGGTACGGCCTTGCCGCAGCGCTCGTGGGCGTCGCGCTCTACGCGCTCTTCCGGCGAAAAGACGATCGCCCGACGTCCTGA
- a CDS encoding CsbD family protein: MGSTSDKIKGTANELAGKAKQAAGKATDNPKLRAEGAGQEAKGKTQKAVGKAKDAVKGAVDRL, translated from the coding sequence GTGGGTAGCACGAGCGACAAGATCAAGGGCACGGCAAACGAACTCGCTGGCAAGGCCAAGCAGGCCGCCGGTAAGGCGACAGACAATCCGAAGCTGCGCGCAGAAGGCGCTGGCCAGGAAGCCAAGGGCAAGACCCAGAAGGCTGTCGGCAAGGCCAAGGATGCCGTCAAGGGCGCGGTCGATCGCCTCTGA
- a CDS encoding DUF1304 domain-containing protein, translated as MQTLATILVAIIALEHVYILVLEMFLWTTPKGLKAFGMTPTQAEATKVLAANQGLYNGFLAAGLFWSLVHPDPAFAYQIKLFFLGAVVVAGLYGGATASRKIFVIQALPAAIALVAVLIAG; from the coding sequence ATGCAGACACTCGCGACCATACTCGTGGCGATCATCGCCCTCGAACACGTCTACATCCTCGTCCTCGAAATGTTCCTCTGGACGACGCCCAAGGGCCTCAAGGCCTTCGGCATGACGCCGACGCAGGCGGAGGCCACAAAGGTACTCGCCGCCAACCAGGGCCTCTATAACGGCTTCCTCGCCGCCGGCCTGTTCTGGTCGCTCGTCCACCCCGATCCGGCCTTCGCCTACCAGATCAAATTGTTTTTCCTTGGCGCGGTCGTGGTCGCCGGCCTATATGGGGGCGCAACGGCCTCGCGGAAAATTTTCGTCATCCAGGCGCTTCCCGCGGCCATCGCCCTTGTTGCTGTCCTGATTGCCGGATAA
- a CDS encoding YqgE/AlgH family protein, with protein MAMSVLKNRRERGFLDGQFLIAMPGMADANFARTVIYICAHSDDGAMGFIINRPQQLNFSDVLLHLDIVEEDEVIRLPGTTRDFPIRAGGPVESGRGFVLHSDDYMSESSIPVSDDICLTATLDIVRAISRGRGPQRGLMMLGYAGWGAGQIENEIGANGWLSCPAQEEMIFDKNLDSKYERALGLMGIKPAMLSAEAGHA; from the coding sequence ATGGCTATGTCGGTTCTGAAAAACAGACGAGAACGCGGCTTCCTTGACGGTCAGTTCCTGATCGCCATGCCGGGCATGGCCGACGCAAATTTCGCCCGCACGGTCATCTATATCTGCGCCCATTCGGATGATGGCGCGATGGGTTTCATCATCAACCGGCCGCAGCAATTGAACTTCTCCGACGTGCTGCTGCATCTCGATATCGTCGAAGAAGACGAAGTCATCCGTCTGCCCGGCACGACACGCGATTTCCCGATCCGCGCCGGCGGCCCGGTCGAGAGCGGCCGCGGCTTCGTGCTGCATTCGGACGACTACATGTCCGAATCGAGCATTCCTGTCAGTGACGACATCTGCCTGACGGCGACGCTAGATATCGTGCGCGCCATTTCGCGTGGGCGCGGGCCGCAGCGCGGCTTGATGATGCTCGGTTATGCCGGCTGGGGCGCCGGGCAGATCGAAAACGAGATCGGTGCCAATGGCTGGCTGTCCTGCCCGGCGCAGGAAGAGATGATCTTCGACAAGAACCTCGACAGCAAATACGAGCGTGCGCTCGGCCTCATGGGCATCAAGCCCGCCATGCTGTCGGCCGAAGCCGGTCACGCCTGA
- the ispH gene encoding 4-hydroxy-3-methylbut-2-enyl diphosphate reductase, whose product MRMIENRSDLTIRLCGPRGFCAGVDRAIQIVVLALKAYGAPVYVRHEIVHNRYVVEGLEAKGAIFVEELDEIPEEHRKQPVVFSAHGVPKSVPADAESRNLFYLDATCPLVSKVHKQAMRHQRLGRHVVLIGHAGHPEVIGTMGQLPDGSVDLIETVEDADRYVPPDPDNLGFVTQTTLSVDDTAGVIKRLHERFPNLTAPAADSICYATTNRQEAVKQAAPGCDLFLIVGAPNSSNSKRLVEVALRAGATKSVLVQRASEIDWETIGDIRTVGLSAGASAPEVIVNEIIEAFRARYNAVVELADTVEENEHFLVNRELRSIELTSADMAFVNGE is encoded by the coding sequence ATGCGCATGATTGAAAACCGTTCGGACTTGACCATCAGGCTGTGTGGCCCGCGTGGCTTCTGCGCTGGCGTCGACCGCGCCATCCAGATCGTCGTGCTGGCGCTGAAGGCCTATGGCGCGCCGGTCTACGTGCGCCACGAGATCGTGCACAACCGCTATGTCGTGGAAGGCCTCGAGGCCAAGGGGGCGATCTTTGTCGAGGAACTCGACGAGATCCCGGAAGAACACCGCAAGCAGCCGGTCGTCTTCTCCGCCCATGGCGTGCCGAAGTCGGTTCCGGCAGATGCCGAGAGCCGCAACCTGTTCTATCTCGACGCGACCTGCCCGCTCGTCTCCAAGGTCCACAAGCAGGCGATGCGCCACCAGCGGCTTGGACGCCACGTCGTGCTGATCGGCCATGCCGGCCATCCGGAGGTCATCGGCACGATGGGCCAGCTGCCGGATGGCTCCGTCGACCTCATCGAGACTGTCGAGGACGCTGATAGATACGTGCCGCCGGATCCGGACAATCTCGGCTTCGTCACCCAGACGACGCTCTCCGTCGATGATACGGCCGGCGTCATCAAGCGCCTGCACGAGCGCTTCCCGAATCTCACCGCACCCGCCGCCGATTCGATCTGCTACGCCACCACCAACCGGCAGGAGGCCGTCAAGCAGGCTGCGCCCGGCTGCGACCTCTTCCTCATTGTCGGTGCGCCGAACTCGTCGAATTCCAAGCGCCTCGTCGAAGTGGCGCTCAGGGCCGGTGCCACGAAATCCGTGCTGGTGCAGCGCGCCTCGGAAATCGACTGGGAGACGATCGGCGATATCAGAACCGTCGGCCTGTCGGCTGGCGCATCTGCGCCGGAGGTCATCGTCAACGAGATCATTGAAGCGTTTCGCGCCCGCTACAATGCGGTGGTGGAGCTTGCCGATACGGTCGAGGAAAACGAACACTTCCTCGTCAATCGCGAGCTGCGCAGCATTGAACTCACCTCCGCCGACATGGCCTTCGTCAATGGGGAGTGA
- the rnhA gene encoding ribonuclease HI produces the protein MKHVDIYTDGACSGNPGPGGWGAVLRYGDVEKELSGGEAQTTNNRMELSAAVAALDALKSPCEVDLYTDSKYVMDGISKWIFGWKKNGWKTADKKPVKNGDLWQALDAARLRHKVEWHWVKGHAGHPENERADELARTGMAPFKRG, from the coding sequence ATGAAACATGTCGATATCTACACAGACGGCGCCTGCTCGGGCAATCCGGGTCCCGGCGGCTGGGGCGCGGTGCTGCGCTACGGCGACGTCGAGAAGGAACTCTCCGGCGGCGAGGCCCAGACCACCAACAACCGTATGGAGCTTTCTGCGGCCGTCGCCGCGCTCGACGCGCTGAAATCGCCCTGCGAGGTCGATCTCTACACGGACTCGAAATACGTCATGGACGGCATTTCGAAGTGGATTTTCGGCTGGAAGAAAAACGGCTGGAAGACCGCCGACAAGAAACCCGTCAAAAACGGCGACCTCTGGCAGGCCCTCGACGCGGCACGTCTGCGCCACAAGGTCGAATGGCACTGGGTAAAAGGCCACGCCGGCCACCCGGAAAATGAACGCGCCGACGAACTCGCCCGCACCGGCATGGCGCCGTTCAAGCGGGGGTGA
- a CDS encoding cytochrome c oxidase assembly protein: MSETKKTEKTRMGNGAVVAMCCSFVIGMGAMAYAAVPLYEMFCKVTGYGGTTQRVEQASDVILDKKIKVRFDANVGPGLAWTFEPVQREVEMKIGETVQIMYKARNMASTATTGQATFNVTPQAAGAYFNKVQCFCFTETTLKPGEELIMPVVFFVDPEIVKPVETKGIHTITLSYTFYPHEASKPVVSAVDVKTDNANKL, from the coding sequence ATGAGCGAGACGAAAAAGACTGAAAAGACGAGAATGGGCAACGGCGCGGTCGTCGCGATGTGCTGTTCCTTCGTCATCGGCATGGGCGCAATGGCCTATGCCGCCGTGCCGCTCTACGAAATGTTCTGCAAGGTGACGGGTTACGGCGGCACGACGCAGCGCGTCGAACAGGCGTCCGATGTCATCCTCGACAAGAAGATCAAGGTGCGTTTCGACGCCAATGTCGGCCCGGGCCTAGCCTGGACTTTCGAGCCGGTGCAGCGCGAAGTCGAGATGAAGATCGGCGAGACCGTGCAGATCATGTACAAGGCTCGCAACATGGCCTCGACAGCGACGACCGGCCAGGCGACGTTCAACGTCACGCCACAGGCCGCCGGCGCCTATTTCAACAAGGTCCAGTGCTTCTGCTTCACCGAAACGACGCTGAAGCCGGGCGAGGAACTGATCATGCCCGTCGTCTTCTTTGTCGATCCGGAGATCGTCAAGCCGGTCGAGACCAAGGGCATCCACACGATCACGCTGTCCTATACCTTCTATCCGCATGAGGCGTCGAAGCCGGTGGTTTCGGCTGTGGACGTGAAGACGGACAACGCGAACAAGCTTTGA
- a CDS encoding DUF983 domain-containing protein, with product MDEDKALFPPVDPFSAGARGCCPRCGQGKLFDGLLKVRPACTNCGLDYSFADSGDGPVVFVLLIVGFIVVGAALWAEVNYGLPMWLHFILWVPLAIGLGLWLTRILKGLLITLQYKNNARPGEIDRG from the coding sequence ATGGACGAGGACAAGGCGCTCTTTCCGCCCGTCGATCCCTTCAGCGCCGGCGCGCGCGGCTGTTGCCCGCGCTGCGGCCAGGGCAAGCTGTTCGACGGCCTGCTGAAGGTGCGGCCGGCCTGCACGAATTGCGGGCTCGACTATTCCTTCGCCGATTCCGGTGACGGCCCGGTCGTCTTCGTGCTGCTGATCGTCGGTTTCATCGTCGTCGGTGCAGCACTGTGGGCGGAGGTGAATTACGGCCTGCCGATGTGGCTGCATTTCATCCTGTGGGTTCCGCTGGCGATCGGCCTTGGCCTGTGGCTGACACGCATCCTCAAGGGCCTGCTGATCACCCTGCAATACAAGAACAATGCCCGGCCGGGCGAGATCGACCGTGGCTGA